The Sphaeramia orbicularis chromosome 16, fSphaOr1.1, whole genome shotgun sequence genome window below encodes:
- the ptpn2a gene encoding tyrosine-protein phosphatase non-receptor type 2a gives MEQEFEDIDSSGRWQNLYNEIRTQANEYPYKVAKLPVNRNLNRYRDVSPYDHSRVKLENSENDYINASLVMVEEAQRAYILSQGPLRNTCGHFWLMIWEQCSKAVIMLNRVIEKGSEKCAQYWPTPKERQMPFTDTGFVVYLCSEEVQTCYTIRVLELQNIKTGESRQIYHFHYTSWPDFGVPESPASFLSFLFRVRESGSLGSEHGPSVVHCSAGIGRSGTFALVDTCLVLMDKRQNPSSVDIQKVLLDMREYRMGLIQTSDQLRFSYMAVIEGAKLVLPNNSVQQNNQTLMSRDDLEPDLPPPPPPPRPHLKDSKSNGQPGPCLEPQDDSEDNQAEGEAVIHDLGVSDNLGHVRKRHREERIASTAQKVQQMKQRLTDSERKREKWLYWRPILLNVGAGAALAFGLLVCWMYAQ, from the exons ATGGAGCAGGAATTTGAGGACATCGACTCGTCCGGGAGATGGCAAAACCTTTACAAT GAGATTCGTACCCAAGCCAATGAATATCCCTACAAAGTGGCAAAACTTCCAGTGAATCGGAATTTGAACCGCTACAGAGATGTCAGCCCAT ACGATCACAGTCGGGTAAAACTTGAAAACTCTGAAAATGACTACATCAATGCAAGTTTAGTCATGGTGGAGGAAGCCCAAAGAGCTTACATTCTTTCTCAG GGTCCTTTGAGGAATACCTGTGGTCATTTCTGGCTGATGATTTGGGAGCAATGTTCCAAAGCTGTTATAATGCTTAACAGAGTGATTGAAAAGGGATCT GAGAAGTGTGCACAGTATTGGCCGACTCCAAAGGAGAGACAGATGCCTTTCACAGATACAGGGTTTGTTGTCTACCTTTGCTCAGAGGAGGTCCAAACCTGTTACACAATCCGAGTGTTAGAACTACAAAACATAAAG ACGGGGGAGTCGAGGCAGATCTACCACTTTCACTATACCTCGTGGCCTGACTTCGGCGTTCCTGAATCTCCCGCCTCCTTCCTCAGCTTCCTCTTCAGAGTGCGGGAGTCTGGTTCGCTGGGCTCTGAGCACGGGCCCTCAGTGGTGCACTGCAGCGCTGGGATTGGACGCTCAGGGACCTTCGCTTTGGTGGACACCTGCCTGGTCCTG ATGGACAAGAGGCAGAACCCATCTTCTGTGGACATACAGAAGGTGCTACTGGACATGAGAGAATACCGCATGGGCCTGATCCAGACCTCAGACCAGCTCCGATTCTCCTACATGGCTGTGATTGAGGGGGCCAAGCTCGTCCTGCCAAACAACTCAGTCCAG CAAAACAACCAGACGTTGATGTCCAGAGATGACCTGGAGCCAGATCTgccccctccaccacctccacccaGACCTCACCTCAAGGACAGCAAATCCAACGGACAACCAGGGCCTTGCCTCGAGCCACAAGACGACTCAGAAGACAACCAGGCAGAGGGAGAGGCAGTCATCCACGACCTCGGTGTTTCAGATAACCTTGGGCA TGTCCGAAAGCGCCACCGTGAGGAGAGGATTGCCAGCACAGCGCAGAAGGTCCAGCAGATGAAACAGAGACTGACTGACTCGGAGCGAAAACGAGAGAAGTGGCTTTACTGGAGGCCCATCCTGCTCAATGTCGGCGCCGGGGCAGCGTTGGCCTTCGGCCTGCTGGTGTGCTGGATGTACGCCCAGTGA
- the cep76 gene encoding centrosomal protein of 76 kDa yields the protein MSLPPEKASELKQIIHNHLLKMDIHGKIREVLAETIRGSQGPTHRTLSETDFLHALQSRGIIDDVMKDLHFTQEASTNIGTQSPPKPATHYVDKDVVPLKKTNIDPTRRYLYLQVLGGKAFLEHLQEPEPLPGQVCSTFTLYLHFRNQRFRSKPVPCACEPDLKEGFLLEIHKDGIGEGSKMADATMMLSICDPVHLVLIKTDTSSDTTLISSYFLDWRTVLNLPTGKTCIAVELMGVGSECKVPAGVLTINLELYPPLTESLRSDIITTQQSLERQRTAEKERLFLVYAKQWWREFLEIRPSHQSKMVKIFAQDENGVNRPVCSYVRVLRAGRLLESPRQAARFVSLLAHERAPVVGGGAGKQEQWCTLMAFLCRGKGDCEDHATLLCSLLLGFGLDAYVCVGTKAKGVPHTWVLTRGTDGSITFWESLTAHRYLHQAIDPDAPPLAPQPKPSSPYRTVGCVFNHQTFLANCQHSDAVELCIFDFQNQSRWKAMSEEALKSVCAPGSTTSLPPLPPLCAPSLDAAAVSNQLELEMRYLISEHRKDLDLATVWDDHLSYLLSSALAAYELERCTGVSCGNEEFQDAVRRAVPDGHTFKGFPIHFLHRNARRVFATSLRSPFCEEIVCCRGDHVRLAVRVRVFVYPENACGVWLMFACKYRSVL from the exons ATGTCTCTACCTCCAGAAAAAGCTTCCGAACTGAAGCAGATCATTCACAACCATCTGCTCAAG ATGGATATTCATGGGAAGATCCGAGAGGTGCTAGCCGAGACTATAAGGGGTAGTCAAGGTCCAACACATCGAACTCTGTCAGAGACAGATTTTCTACATGCTTTACAGTCCAGGGGCATCATAGATGATGTGATGAAAGACCTACATTTTACTCAG GAGGCATCCACAAATATAGGAACACAGTCTCCTCCAAAGCCTGCAACTCATTATGTTGACAAAGATGTTGTGCCACTGAAGAAAA CTAATATTGACCCAACCAGGCGATATCTTTACCTCCAAGTACTTGGTGGTAAAGCCTTCCTGGAGCATCTCCAAGAGCCAGAGCCTTTACCGGGACAGGTGTGTTCTACGTTTACACTCTACCTTCACTTCCGCAACCAGAGGTTTCGCTCAAAGCCGGTGCCATGTGCCTGTGAACCAGACCTAAAGGAGGGCTTTCTCTTAGAGATCCACAAAGATGGGATAG GAGAGGGGAGCAAGATGGCAGATGCTACCATGATGCTGTCTATATGTGACCCTGTTCACCTGGTGCTGATAAAAACAGACACATCCAGTGATACAACGCTGATCTCATCTTATTTCCTTGATTGGAGGACAGTCCTCAACTTACCCACTGGAAAGACCTGCATTGCTGTGGAGCTGATGGGCGTTG GAAGTGAATGTAAAGTCCCTGCGGGTGTTTTGACCATCAATCTTGAGCTTTACCCTCCTCTCACAGAGTCTTTGAGGAGTGATATCATCACTACACAG CAATCGCTGGAAAGGCAGAGGACTGCAGAGAAGGAGAGGCTATTCTTGGTTTATGCCAAGCAGTGGTGGAGAGAGTTCCTTGAAATCCGTCCTTCACATCAATCAAAAATGGTCAAGATCTTTGCACAG GATGAAAATGGCGTCAACAGGCCGGTGTGTTCGTACGTGCGTGTCCTTCGGGCGGGGCGGCTCCTGGAGAGTCCTCGCCAGGCGGCTCGATTCGTCAGCCTGCTAGCCCATGAGAGGGCTCCAGTGGTGGGAGGAGGAGCCGGCAAACAGGAGCAGTGGTGCACATTAATGGCTTTCCTGTGTAGAGGGAAG GGGGACTGTGAGGACCACGCCACCCTGCTGTGCAGCCTCCTGCTGGGCTTCGGCCTCGACGCCTACGTATGTGTGGGAACCAAAGCAAAGGGAGTCCCACACACCTGGGTCCTGACACGTGGAACTGATGGGagcatcacattttgggaaagtcTGACTGCACACAg ATACCTGCACCAGGCCATTGACCCCGATGCCCCTCCCCTGGCACCCCAGCCCAAACCATCCTCCCCTTACCGCACGGTGGGCTGTGTCTTCAACCACCAAACCTTCCTGGCCAACTGCCAGCACTCCGACGCTGTGGAGCTGTGCATCTTTGACTTTCAG AACCAGTCTCGATGGAAGGCCATGAGTGAAGAGGCTCTGAAATCGGTCTGTGCTCCCGGCTCCACGACATCTCTGCCCCCCCTGCCTCCACTCTGTGCCCCCTCTCTGGATGCTGCCGCTGTCAGTAACCAGCTGGAACTGGAGATGCGCTACCTGATCTCTGAGCACAGGAAG GACCTGGACCTAGCGACGGTCTGGGATGACCACCTGTCCTACCTGCTATCCTCAGCCCTGGCGGCCTATGAGCTGGAGCGCTGCACCGGCGTCTCCTGTGGCAACGAGGAGTTTCAGGATGCAGTGAGGAGGGCGGTGCCAGACGGACACACCTTCAAAGGCTTCCCCATCCACTTCCTGCACCGCAATGCCCGCAGAGTCTTTGCCACCTCCCTCAG